CAGAGTTCCTTAAGGATTTATTCGTGACCATGTACTCTTGCTCCCTAATTTAGCATTCTACAACAAGTAAAAATATCCTGTACCATCTAACCATTCATTACTACAAAGGTGCAACAACCCAATTCCACCACTTTTAGAGATTTTACTTCTCTCGCTAGTCCATTTTTCAACCTATTATTCCCTATGGTTGTCCTCATGGTCACCAGACTCTTCCACTGACACAAAATGGAGAAAGTTATGGGTCACTCCTGAACTCCTCCTTATTGACAAACCCACAAAGTGTTTACCCAGCTTTGTCAGGCCGCGAGTGGGTGCTCTCAAATAGTTTATGCACAGTCATAGCCAAAGTGCAGTTGACCAGTTCAGATGGGCACACCATGATAGTCCCGTGTGCAGATGTGGATCACTGACATGATACTTTATATTGACATCTGTTCACTGTTCAAGTTTGAAGGGAGGCTGATGGAACAAACATTCTGCTTTCTGCCACTCCGGCACAGTTTAGCAGAATCCACTACAACACTTATAAAATTAGGTCATCACCCACACAGCTGTCACATAATCCTTCCAAGCATCACGCTGCAGCATATCCATTTCAAAATCCTTCAACTTGATTTGAACCTCTGCAATGCTCACATTATGCTAATGACATTCCCCCAGATCTGTAGCCTCGTGGATAACCTCCATTTCTCCAGCTGATTTCTCATCACTCGTGCTTCAGCAACGGTAGCTGCTTACTCAGCTACGATATATTCAAAGCTGACCCAAATGAGATCACATCTTTTAACAAAACCAAGTTCTGAAGAGTAAGTGGTTCTGAAGAGTTCAGTGTACCAGGACACCCAATGCTTCCAATTTCCCTAAACTTTAGAATTCCCCACTTaaatccctctctcccctcctttaaAATCTACCTTCTTAGCCAAGATTTCTGTGTTTTCTATCCATAAAATTATTGACCTCCACATTATGTTTTACAATGCTAAATGAAGTCATTGGTGATGCTGATAATGGAAATACTGATACATGGTGGAGATTATACTAACATATAATCCCTGACAACTGAAGGCCATTTAAATTGCAGGTCAACTGCCACACATAGGCCAACCCAAGTAATATGAGATTACTGAGTCAGAGGTATTTTACAACAACCCAGAAAGACGCCTCATGCCTTAGTTGATCCTACCCTTTCATTTCTAATGAAATCTTATGCACTTCTGAACAGCATATAGTATTCTATTGATTTATATAatcatgtatatatttttttttgtttctgctgtactatttaattatttcaacTAATCTATACAAACGTTTTCCTGAAGAATCTTCTGTGAAGTTAAATTAAATGAACTGGCTATTGTTTACATAGATTTCTTCACTGCTAGATGCAAATGTCGCTCAGAAGTCTTAAAGTATCTATTTTGTTCCTTTTGGCAGTATCCATACTTGGGATTTTTATTCTACAGCAGCTGGGAAAAATACAGCAGTATTTCAGGAAAAAATGCAGCACAAAAAGACAGTTGGCCGTTTTGAtgcaacactaatcccattctctttCTAAGGGTATCTAGGGATGTAGAGATCcaaggatagtgcaggaaaatggaactgaaatgAAAATCAGTGATGACAttgatgaatggcggagcaatCTCGAAGGGCCAGATGACCGAATCCTGCTCCAACTTCTTGTTTTAAAGCCATCATTATGAAATGGGAGTAGATATATCAATTTACTCAAAGAGCAAAATTCTCCAGCTCAAATCACATTTCAACAAACTTAAGAAATTTTCAGtgacaatttaaaattattaatcttGTCATCTATACCAACATTTAAATAGCGCAGGTAAACAATGCCAGGTTAGAATGCAAAAACATTGTGAATGGGATGTGGTCAAAACTAACAAGGTTGAAGTTTATTGTCCATTCACAGGAATTAACCCTATAGTTTGGAATCAGACTCCTTTGTATGTCAGTTTCTGTATTCTGAAGGGCTTCAATGACACAATTGATTTTTAAATGAGGGCAGTTTTTGTTATGGATCTGACTCACATtcactgaattttattttaaaaacagttgTGACAGGATTTAAATGCATGATCGCTGGACTGCTTGTACCCAAAACATCCTACTGCAGCACTATTCAAGTATCCAACTTGCTTACACAGACGTCACCAAgacttaaaacattaaaagaTGTAATTTTTGGGAAAAATTGTCTACTCAATACCCAAGTATAAATGGCAAAATTAAACCATAAGTGAGCTAAGAGAGAAGTGATATATGGCGATTAATGCACCATTATCCCTCAGTGTCAATTTGATCTGTCaccacattaaaaacaaaatgagattGCTACACacgatatttaaaaaaaaataaattgtgagcCGGTTCTGTTCACATAAAAGTACATTGAGTGTTTCCTGCTCATGTATGCATTCAGACCACCATAAATTGCATCAGTACCAATCACGATTTTCAtacacaaaaagcaaaatactacagatgctgtaaatccgAAATAAAAAGACAATGCTGGTAATACCCAATTGCTGTAAACTCTCATCtcgtttctttttttaaaaaatttttccgCCCAAAAGGGATAACTTCACATCTTCCTACATTATGCTTCATTTTGGTCTTTGCCCAATCAATTTGTCTACACCCTCTTCATAACTTGCtttcctatctttgtgtcatcagcaaatttaccaacAATGCCTTCAGTGCTTTCCTCCATTTATATAAAAGTAAAAAGTGGAGgccccagtaccgatccctgtagCACACTGCTTATATTTTAGCAATAGACCCATTTATGTCTACTTTTTTCTAGTTGGGCACAGGAGATGTCACTTAACTAGTAAACATGCTGAGCAAGTACAGGGGCAGATGGGAGCGCAACGAGTAACCATTTTGTGTGTCCGCAAGAAGAAGACAGAGCCTACCTTTGACATCAATAGTGGCATTCACTGGAGGGGAATTTTCAAATGTAAAGATGCATTGATATTCTCCAGAATTACCTGTTCTCGGTTTAAGAATCCTggattgtaaaggagatagaaaaaTAATAAATGAGTAAAACAAGATTAGATAAATTCTTTAATTATGCTAAATGAAATTACAAATCACCTTTTCAAATATACATGTCTGGCAGCGGGAGTACATGTAAAACCAGTATTgcgtgtttttttttagaaaacggAATCACAGATGATTTTGAAAAGCTTCAAGCCACATCAGAATGTCAGAtcacatttaagacagagatataTAGTAGGTTCTATTGCTATGCTTAATCAAACGTGACCAACCTCTTCCAGAACCCTCAATGTTCTATCAATGTGTACACAACCTATGCATTATCTGCTATAAACTAGCTTCAGGTTAACCCGTGAATCTTTAAAAGGAATTTTATGTTGAACTCAATATTTTTTTGGTTAAAAAAGTTCCCCTTTGACTTGGGAGGGTGTAATATTTAGCCTGAAGCCATCTAGATTAGGAAAATCCCACATTACCACTCTTCCTACTGTCAAAATGAATACCACCTAGCGAACACAATTTACTTGACATCCCCATTCAGGGAGGCAAAAAGACAAGTGATTTTTAACTCTTCATGACTATTCATTAACTACAATGGTTCCAGATGCCTAGTTGCATAAAAGAGaaagtgtttgacaaatttattacacCTCATTGAAGGTGTAACCAGAGTCGATAAGCAAGAACCAATTGATGGTCCATTTCGATCTCCGAAAGTCTCAGTGGAAGGTTACACAAGGTTGAGGATAATGATGACAGAAAACAAAGtaggaaaaaatatatttttagattGGGCAAGTCTAACTAATGCTGGGGCTTCAATTATAGTTTATTTTAATGACTTAGATCAAGGGACCAAGTGTACTACATCCAGGTTTGCTAATAATACAAAGATAAAAAAGCAAGTTATGAAGAGAACAATATACAAAAAGTTAAGGGAGTGGGCAAAAATAGGGCAAGCAGAATAAGATGTGCAAGGTTATTCACTTTGAAGGGATTagagaaaatagaacatttttaaaatggaattaaattgAATGCTGATGTTCAGAAGGCCTGGATGCCATTAAGTACAAGCATTAAGGTACAGCAACTtactaggaaggcaaatgaatgtTGGTGTTTATTGTATGGGGGAAAGAATACTCAAGTGGTTGCCTTGAATACCAGAGAGAGGAGAAACACTTTTACAAATTTGGTGtctctatttaaggaaggatatatttgctttTGAAATTCTATATGATTTTAAAAAGCAGTTTGTTTGACTGGCCCCCAAATATGCAATCCAATCTCCTTTCTATTTATATCACTCTGGGAATGGAAAATTGCCCCTACTGACTTTATAAGAACTAATATCTAAAAACCTGCAGGAGATGCTAGTGCTAGATAGAATCGCTAAAATAAACAACTGAGTATTTGGACATAATCCAGATGGTATGCTGGTACATACATTTGTTCTTAATAATTtttctggaggaggaggaggtattTATGGGAAATGAGAGATTCTTTAAGAGaccaaatagatttaaattttcaaaagggaTAACTTAACCACATTAGTAATAGTATCTGTTAAAGCTTTCAATATAAAAATGGTTATTAATAGAATAATTTCTCATTAAGTTCAGTTTCCCTCTTCCCTCTGTTTGGAAAAGCTTCCCTCTGTCAATGACATTTATGAAAAACTGACAAATAAGTCACACAAAAAGGTATTAACACAGATGGCTTCCCAGTTTCTACAACTTTCTGTTGCTGGAAATAAAACAGACCCATGACACTGAATGCACTTATTGCATTACAAACAAGGGCTGCGGGAGCTCACCAAGGCTATCCACAACCATCTTCTCAAAAATATTGAATGATgattaataaatgctggccttgtttaTGACACAGATCCCAAGAACAAATGgatggagggaatgaagggagagagaaagcccCATCTGATCATTAGCAACAATGCTTTGGAAAAGGCAGTAACTTGGATTAAAGCACCATTTGTCATTGTGTTACAGCAAATGCCTGACTGCACCTCAGATCACCCAATGGCATTATTTGCCTTGCAAAATAGAAAGTAGGTGAATTATATTTGAAACAGGTAGAGGACAGATTTGATATACTAGCTTCTCTGTCCTACAATTGTGTGCCCATTTCAAGGCCATTCTAACTACTGAACGCTCCTTACAGATGATATAATGCATCCAATCGTAGAATTTACTCCAATGGACTTAATTCACAAGGGGTGGTTTTCCATAAATTTCCTGACAtcaaggcaagctttttttaaaaacttattcaCACtctcatttcaaaatatttatatatGGTTGCATAAGCCTAAAGACATAGTTCTCACTTGTATTCTGTGCTGTTTGTACCAAAATTCCTGGTCCCAGAAATCTCTTCTCCATCTTTCATCCAGTAACTGCCGTTGCAGGGAGCTGATGCCAAAGTCAGGTTACAATATAGGATGATATCTGGGCTTGCAGACTTTATAATAACTTCTTCAGACGAATGTATCTTTGGCTCTGAAATGTACAGAGCAAATCAGAAGTTGTTAGTGAATGCAATGTCGGTGCGCAgtggaaaacaaatgcagccaACTCTCAGTCACCAACCACTCGGAAATACAACTCTTTCGAAAAACTGCTGTACTTATTCACCTAGCGCTGCTATTAACTCAAAAACTGTACCCACAgctgaataaaaacaaagtagtAAACACTTTTCTACAAAAAACCCTTTGCTACAAAAACCCAATTGCTACACAAATCCACTGTATATGGCTGAGAATTCAAATAACTGAGTTTGGAAAAGGCTTAGATAACTGACAAATTTGCTGCTGCCAGTTTAGGTGAATATTTAGGAACTGACGTTTCAAGGTTATTTGCTGTTCATCTATCTGGCTACAAATCTAGAGAGAAAATTGTTTTGTGAAAATGCTGACGCAAATGGCATGCATGGTGAACACCAACATCATCACAACATGACATGCCATGCTGGCTCAGCTGCTAGCCAAATTTCCATTTACCACAGCTGAAATGTGATTATAAAGATAATATCCAGACGGAGTAGGCAATTCTATGAATTTTGAATTTACTGTCGACTTAACAGCTAACAATTTAACCCCGTATGAGCAGAAATTGTCTTTTTCATGCATAAAATTTGTAGTTTCTTTCTATGGGTTATATAAAGAAGAAACATATTCATTACTGATGGCTTAAATCACTCATCTGCATGTGTTTATAAATCCAGTCTCAAAAGTTAAGTGATACATTAATAGGATCTGTCCAGTAGTGGTTAGAGTCTCAGGTAGGTTTAAATCAAGTGACAATAAGAACTGATTTAGAAAAAAATTGACAGCACCAATTAAGTATAACcaaactgaaattggaaaattaaatgatAAAATTCAATTAACAATCAAACATCAGGAGCAACAGAAATATGGTATGGGCAGAATACTTACATGACTAATGCCTCATCGGCAACCTACACTCATCAAATATTGGCAACAGAAACACAAATTTCCTGACATCAATCTAAAAGAACTTTAGTTCAAATAGCTACaataagggattttttttaaatagaaccacatatttaaataaaaagactTGCCAACAATTTTGGGATGGTTTTTCCTCAGATGTAGTCTGCACTCTACATCATGGATTGGTTACTAATCTGACGTTGAACCCAATTAACCAACCCGAGTCCAAAGGCTATGTGCTGGGTTTGGGCCAGGTTTATGCTCAGATAAAACACTGGGGTCTGGGTTGGGCCATGCCAGTCTAAATTAGTACTTTTATTCGGGATGAAATGCTCAGTATTACCACATATGCCCTCTGTTCTTGACCAATATTTGACGTTCATCTTCAAACAGGTCAATATCAtgtctcaaaaaaaaacaagctgaaggaactcagcatatcaggcagcatgtttggaggcagagggatggtcgatgtttcagagcAAGTCCctgtatcagtcctgatgcagggcattcacccgaaatgtcaaccattcctctGCCTCTACAAATGCTACAGAACAcaccgagttccttcagcagtttgttttttttttcctccaaattatagcatctgcagtctcttgtgtctccaatagcaTGTTTCAGATTATTACAATAGTATTCCTCAACTTGTGGAAGGATTGCTTTCACAGAAAACTTTAAATTGAAAAGGCTGGGCAAAATATATTATGAGAATTTTGGCATTGTATATTCCTTTGGGTAGAGAGCAGTACGTTATTCATGATAACAAAAAATAGATTTGGAAATTGAGGGACCCTAAAGAATTAATGTTAAAGAGGAAAATTCTCACACAGAATATCCAATCAAGGAATACCTGCACTCACAATGATAACTGGGTCAGGTTATGAGAAAAATTACAAGTACTGAGGTCTGGTTTTACTTCCCAAGCAAATCTTTAATGACCTACCACTACATGTTTAGCTGAAAAAGCCATGGCTGTGATATGAATCCAACTAAACTAATGTAAATTTCTCAGGTACAGTAGAGGTTAGTCAACTATTTGCTAGATTTGAGGGTGTCAGTAACTGGTTTGCTTCCTCCATGATCAATTTCCATCCATACAAAATGTGACAAgcatgaggtgtgtgtgtgtgtgtgtgtgtgtgtgtgtgtgtgtgtgtgtgtgtgtgtgtgtgtatacatatatCTATACATCTATACATAGTGAATCTTCCTTGGTGTTGATCACGCTGATTCAAATGTTTAATTGCATTACTGGTATACTATTTAATGCACAGTGTATTATTATTTTAAACTGCAGATATGTCCCTTTAATGTCACTAAAGTCGTTAATAGCATGTTATTGAAAACTCAGCTTTGGATCAAATGAAGGACACTCAAGGAGCTTCTGACCTTCAATCCCTTCCTTGAGAAAGACAACCTACTTTACCTACAGAACCTCAACATGTGGGCTGATCCAGCTTTTAAACTTCCACTATACACCTCCAGGCTGAACCATACCAATGCATTAGTGATCGACTTTCCACTTTCTGCATTAACTTTGCCTCTGCTACTGCCTTAATTCAGCTATGGGTACCTTTTCCAAATGTCATAACTACAATTCTGCTGATCCACATCAGTTCCCCCTCTCTCAAaagcacatttaaaatgtttaaaccaGATCTCAAAATAACTTTGTCGTCACCTTTTGCAGCACCAGAAATGCATTTACAACATCAATTCTTTCCTCTCCCCATATCTCCTTCAACTCTGTCCATATTAACGTTACATTCTTCTTTCACCTTGCTGCTAGAGATGAATCTTAGCGAAGCTCCATGCtaaaattcccttcctaaatATCTCAACCCACTCCACAGCAATCTTctgccaccctcccccacctaatTCAGTGCTTTTGCCTAATACTAACTTTTGTCTGCTCAGACCTCAATTTATATCTAGAACAGGCTCAATGTAAAATACTTCATGAATACCTATAGTTGAACAGTGAATGAGTTGTTATTCAATTTATTGAACTGATGGATTCTCCCTACAAATTTTCAATAACCTGAactacaaagacaaacatgggtgAACTTGTATTTTAATATCTCAGAGAATAGTCTGATGCTCAATAAAATTGAATTGCTAGCATTAATATAGGCTACATGTTCAGCTTTTAATCAACTCTCACCATTATTTCCAAGAAAAACATTTGGTGTAAAAAGGTCGTGAGTCAGAACATGCATGTTCTTGATCACTCTCTCCAACAGCACCAAATCACCATCTCAAAGCTGTACTTTCCTTTCATCCTTTGCTGCAACCAGTGcttcaataaaataatttattcctTCCTTTCAGGCATCAAAGATCAAACTTCAACAGTAGTCAAATTTTATTACTCCTCTGGatgtttctccccctcccctgactccatttctctcccccaagtctttccctctgccatgttTTCATCACACCAtcttccacattcaacagatcagccTTTAATTTCCTCCACCTTTAATCTGATACtatcaaacatttttttctctcagcgtTCCAAACGACTCAATGACTCCCTAAGCTCACTCTTCCAGTGCCACTAAAACCCATTCTCCTTCGAATGGCATCCATCCATGCGGCTGGAGGAGATACAATAACTTTTACCTTCTCACTATCCAGACACTCCatacaggtgaagcagcaattcacttagacttcttccaatttagtgcactgcattcagggctcacaatgtggtctcctttacttTGGAAAAACCAAACACAGGTTGGCCCCTACCTAGTCTGCAACAGCGGTTTGgagcttccagctgcctgtcacttaAATTTTCTATTCTACTTTGATCTCAGTCTTTGGTCTCTTGTACTGTACCAACAAagtaaactggaggaatagcatctgatctcccactcccacccccacccctggcacaTAATAATCCTCAGGACTCAATGAATTTAACATCTTCAGATAATTAACTTTTCCCAGTCTGTATTAAAACTGGCCACTTCCACTGAAAGGACATCAAGCTATAATGTTACCTGTTTTCTTCTCTCCACGtatgctatttccagcatttccacttttattttagattttcagcatttgactTTTTTGCTTTTCATAACCTAAGTATATTTTATTGATGTGTTCATGTGAATAGCCATTACAAGTACTTAAAATTATGATCATTGAATTATCTAATACACTTGATCTTAAACTTAGCCAAATTTATTCTTGCTTTACCTTCCCAATCATCTTTACCTCTAGCATCAAACAGAGCTAATTGGTCATCGATAATGCTTGAGGGGCACAAATGAACTTTCAATTACAGTAGAGAAAGCCTTTCAGTATATTATACCTACTTCAGCACTTCACTGAATCTAACCagatctcctcctcctcttcttttaCTATACCTTTCAATATATTAGGTCTTCATACAAATTCTTGAAAGTTACTTTTTGCAGTTATGCATTTTATACTCTAATCTCCCTTTCCCCGAAAAATATTGGAGTAACTTTACCATTTATTCTGCATAACGTTTATGCGACTTTGTTCTGACACCTCCATTCAATTTTCAATAAGAAAACAGATGGCACATGCAGATTAAATATTGAACGTTCTGCACCCATGGGCGACAAGAGTGGAAAAGATTGCCAGGGTCAGTCAGCAAAGTAGTAGTAACTCTAAACTGTACCAAAATCACCCTTCACTTCAGTTATTTTCTTCCTGTAAGCACAAGCAAGTCAAAATTTAACTTACAAATAAtgcttgaaaaataattttaaatataattattttatcatcattttgttttaaatcagggCAATACCCCGAGTCCCTTAATAATCTCATTTCAGATTTTGCTGGACTGTCTGCCTGGCATAACGGACTGCAAGGACAGAAAACTACACATCCTGACTTGACCATTTCAACATTCTATCAACTGGTATTGCTTTTATGAAATGGAAGTTAAACTTCCTAAATGTTTCCTTTGACCTACACAGTGCCtttgaaaaaaattcaattattACAATGTTGAAAGTATTTCACTTTCATCTCTTCAATGCAATTAAGAGAAAAATGGGAAAAACAGGGTCAGATTCCCATCCAGCTCATTTCAGGAGCAGTTTGCATTTACTTTTCTTGGTATCAATTTACTTATAAAACAATTTTTGTTGCTGCATGTTAATCAGTTTTTTCTGAATTAAAAAGTCCAAAAGCTACACATCACTTAACATCCCATTGAGCATCTTATATTTGAAAATAACAACACTGGAAACTCAGTACAAGATTTCTGAACTTGGGTTTCAATTGGTCAAAGGAATATTGCATTTGTCTCATGATCTACTTGAaacaaaaaaacatgaaaatcacATTTCAGACATGATCCCATTGAAATTAAGCAAACTACCTTAGGAAAAGGGAGACTAATGCAGAGCTGATATGATTTTTGAAGCATAAGTGAATATGGAAAGCAGAGCATAGTTGCTGTGTTCTCTAATCTGTGTGTTGGGAAAAATAAGACAGTGGGCTATAGATGCAGGAGGATTAAGAAAGGATCACAGCAGCAGGATCACTGTCTTCAAAGTGTACTTACCATCCTGAGAGTGTTCTTGCTATTTTGATATTAAGTAACTTACCAATAGTACTGAAAAATAAAAGGTGAAAGGACTACCCTCAAATGAACAATAATGCAACAATTAACTTGTAATAGTTCAAACCATCCAATAAATACAGCCAAAGGCTACAAATGACTGGCATTAATCAACAATTATTGTAATTGATCTCTGTGACAATTTTAACCACTATTTAAATGAAGGCACTAACTACATGACTACAATTCTGAAAAATACAATATCTTACCACGCAGCAACTTTTGCTGAAAGATTATATTTCTGCTGCATTTTCAAACACAGATGAAACCTCTTCATGAGGATAAAGAATGTCGAGTTCTCAGAGGTGAAAAGGGTTTCAAGAATCTAGCATATGTTAATACTTATGCAGTCATTCTTTCTATGTACAACCAGGTAGTTTCTGAACCCTTAGCTGAATGTAGCATTTAAGTTGTTAAAATGATCAGATTTCTTAAGGAAGCATGATTAATGCTATCTTTATGTTGGTCATAGTTGGTcattttctatgctgtatttctGCAGGATGATTAATGATGATTTATTGTGGATACAAGCTCGAAAGAGTTATTAGTAGAGCTAGTAAGACCATGCAACATTAGACTCAAAACACCTTCCATTTCATATTCCTAATGAATTAACCTACAACATAAAGTTTATGTTTGTGGCTCTAAAGAGAAACTTTGTAAAAGAGAGATACATGTCCATCAGCAAGCTGCATTTAGAATTCCTGGAATTCTATTCGAATTGAAAGCACTGCTACATTTATTATAcggacttcttaaaaaaaaatgtgcaagatACTTCTTGCTAATAAAATGCCctgcaaaatatttaatattctaTTTTTTGAATTATGAGCATACTAGATCTATCTAGTACcagtattaaaaatatttatcaaacTATTGTCCTGCACCATTTTTATGCCCTGCAGTTGCAGAAGGCAATTAGCATGCGGAGCATCTCTCTTTGCAGTTCGCTATGCCATCTGTCTCGTATCCAGCAAACAGTAcgtaaaaataaaacttcacaTGCACACCCACGCAGACATTCATCAGCACTCTAGCGGCTGCCCATGACTGCTTCAAAAGAAAACGGATCTGGTTAGCTTCGTGTCTCAGACACTAAAAGGTTCAATACAATGATCGATAAAAACACAACTGCTCAGGCTACAGGGCTCACAATGTTTATGGGGAAAGTAAGGGAGAGGAGTGGGGTTTGCTTAGATGGCAAGGGATTTATGGGTCACACACATTACAATACATACTACACGATTAATACTGAACTCTGCATTGCAGTATGGTTTCAATACTGCATTTTTTCTAATGGAAGTTGTTCACAAACTAGAGGCATCATGAGGATAAGCAAGACAAGGTACAATAATCCAGGCATTTCTGGACTATTAAATGGGAGTGCAGGTCTACAACATTGTAAATGAgaagggtggtggggaagaaTTAAGTAGAGACAACAGGAAAGGAGCAAGGTCTCAATGACCAGCAGGAACTACTGATGGTACTACTATATGCAGTACTCACTTGGTAGGATGACAACAGTGGCCTGGGCTCGTATCCAGGTAATGGCTGGATTTTGTCGGAGGTCGTTCCGCCTGGGGTCGTTGCTGGCCCTGCACTCATAAGTCCCCGTATCTTCCAGAACCAACCTAGTGACACGCAGCACACTCACTCCATTGCTGCCGTAAGCCGTGTTTATTGAAACCCGTCGCTTCCGTGCACCATTCCATAGCTGTATGAACGAGTCGCCCCTGTTGACCTCAGCGTACCACCACTGGATCTCGGGTGTGGGGTTCCCTACCACATCACAGTACAGCTCAAAGGTATCTCCTGTTAGCTTAGTTTCTGACAAGGGTGACTTGACAAACCCAGCTGGAGGGAGGGTAGTAGAAATGTAGTGATAGAGCAATCAAAGAAGCCCTAAACTCTGAGAATATTCTTAACTGTAGAAAGGTTATAAAcagaaattgttcatttctatATTAACTTAGAAAACAATACTAGAAAAGAACAGTGTATATAATTCAAAGAAAATCACAATGTTAGGTACAGACATGGAAAAAGGGTACATACAAAGAGTGGAGTATGGAATTTTAATTAGTTGTATGGTCAAACTGTCCTTAAAGAATTTGTTAGGAATCATTAAGAAGGGGACAGGCTATCCAAAGAATTGCACAGGACAGAAAATTATGTAGGAATGGCCAGGATTCGTTTAGCATTTTTAGAAATTTGTGATATGTgcgaaaattaaaatataaagaatATGGCAAAGGGCTTGTTGCACTCTACGTAACTGGCCAATGGagatattttggaattttaatCACTTGGCAACTATCAACTGACATGGATCCTTACTGATCAATACACAAAGCTTTTTGGACTGCTGAAGCTACTTTACCTGGCTGGA
The Pristis pectinata isolate sPriPec2 chromosome 32, sPriPec2.1.pri, whole genome shotgun sequence DNA segment above includes these coding regions:
- the nptnb gene encoding neuroplastin b isoform X1; amino-acid sequence: MATAGGPARLGAAVCALLSLSLRLQPARGQSAGFVKSPLSETKLTGDTFELYCDVVGNPTPEIQWWYAEVNRGDSFIQLWNGARKRRVSINTAYGSNGVSVLRVTRLVLEDTGTYECRASNDPRRNDLRQNPAITWIRAQATVVILPKPKIHSSEEVIIKSASPDIILYCNLTLASAPCNGSYWMKDGEEISGTRNFGTNSTEYKILKPRTGNSGEYQCIFTFENSPPVNATIDVKAPPEIIGHKKSENRNEGQDALLYCKSVGYPHPVWTWHKKVKDEYVDLNNDTGRYFINNKDNYTELIIKTLHIEIDPGEYLCNATNYYGHSYANTILRVRSHLAPLWPFLGVVAEIIILVVIIVVYEKRKRPDEVPDDDEPVSGPMKTNSTNNHKDKNLRQRNTN